In Miscanthus floridulus cultivar M001 chromosome 8, ASM1932011v1, whole genome shotgun sequence, the sequence gtctcctcgcattgcacaggcgagggtaaggcttgccactaacacccttccccagaccccgcacagagcgggagctctctgcactgggtacgcccttttttagtATTCTATGCTCAGCTAGTCAGTTGCTGGGAAAAATATAAGACTGAATGATCGGTACAGTTAGATTTATTGATTCAGTTACTTGTTCCTAAATATTATAGCTCATTGCCATGGACTTATAGTAACCATATAATGCAGCAAAACCCAGGAAATATGGAAAGCCTTTACCTAGTACCAGGAGAATGGATTAGTGGCACGCAGCCAAATATAAAAAGCAAAGGCCAAAAACTGGAAAGCTGACTTGTGCTGCCTGTACTAAAGGATTGTAAAGAAATTAGCATGGTAGCAAGTTATGAAAATAAAGGGGAAAAAGAACCCATagactgttcgtttggctgtggcttgtcgtaaacgatcgtaaatttccagccggaacagtatttttctctcacacaaaccagccagcagtacttcttcacgaaccagcaacgatacgaaccagccaaccgaacaggctaacAAGTCACAATAGCATGTACTTTACTACTTTTATTAGGTAGCTAGGTATGCAGACCTGCCCACGAGCCTCCATTACAGCAAGCCATTCTTCTGTAAATGGTACCAAGTTCTTCAGATGATCTTTAAGGATTGTATTTGCTGGTGATCTGTCTGGTGCCTTGTTCTTTCTGTAAAAGATGAGAATGAAACATTATAAATGCAGTTGCAAGTCAACTGAATGTATGCAGTCAAATATTAAACAGACATACTCTATATGTGGTGCATCCTGTATAGCTGACAATCTGTCTGTGTCAAGCACCATTTTTTCTTCAATATTTGGTTCTACTAATAAAGCATGCCGTCTTTCCACACAAGGTGTAGAAGCTTCCAATTTCATAGGAGAACAATCTGTGGTCCTATAATTGTGAATAAGCCCACACCCCACATCTAACAAAGGAGTTGCCTTTACATCTAATGTACTGTTTGTTTCAAGCTCCATTTCACCTTCAGTATTTGGTTCTTCTGACAAAGCTGGTTTAGCTTCATCACACAAAGAATCATTCAAATCTGAATGACTGTCAGCTAGGGTTGGCGTTTCATCTCTTAAACTGCCACAATGTGGCAACTGATCTGCACATATTGTAGATAATGATTCCATTAGCATAGGACATTCAATATTCTGGTGATCAAAGGAATAAAATCCTTGCAACAAATCAAGAGTTGGAGTGCAACTGCTACCTTTCAACAAAAAAGCTCCAAGTGCAGTCTCTCCAACATTAGAGTTTTCCAAGTCAATTGCTGCACTGGAATCACTGTCTGACTTGCCTtgacaactaagctcactagaGGAGCATACTTCAGAAGAAATGCAAGAGGGTGACAATTTACTCCCTACAATAGGTTTGGTTGAGGAATAACTAGCTTGAAGAGGGAACGAATCCTCAACAGGTTCAATGGTTGAGGAACAAATAGCTTCAAGAGAGTAGGAATTATCAAGAGGTTCAATCTCTCTGATACTGCCCCTTCCTTCTATATGCGATGTCCCATTGTACACAACTGGCAGTGGCACACTATTTCCGGCATCATCATTCTTTTCTAAATTCATTGGCTGTGGAGTAGTAGTAGCTCCAGTTCCTGCCAATGAGAAATCAGCCTTTGGCCTTGCTTGATTATTTACATTTCCAGGTTTTTCTATGTATGTAGTAATAACTTTTGACAACGATTCCTTTTCTGGAATCACCAAAGATTTGAGATTGCTCTCTCTAGTCACAGATGGCACAAGATTGGAAGCAGCAGTGCAATTGGTTGACAGCTGCTTTGTTAGGTGGGGTCTGCTTTCCTCAGACTGCCTGTATCTGGGTGGTTTATCAAGCGCTGAAGTATTTGAAGAGAAGCACCTCCCCATGTTTCTTTTAGCTGCATCACCGTGTGACACAAGCGCTTTTTCCTGAACAGATCAGTCAATCAATCATATTTGACAAATGAGCCCTCACAGGAAAATATAAAACAAAACACAAGTGCAAAACCAACAGACTCAAAGTTACAGAATAAGATATTACAAATAAAAAATACACCAAGAATAGTGCAAGAGTGAGCATGATAGGCCGTAGGGCGCATGTATTTACATATATTGATCCCCTAGGGACTCTGTTTCCTATAGTGATACAAGATTACAACAAATGAACAGATTGATATGAACTAATGAAAGAGTCCCAACAACTATATCTGGAAAGGGTAGAAAGGAAAGCAATCTTAGGTACCTAATAGGCTAATATACAATATGTTGACAAATACAAAACAGTTTTTCAGGTAACTTTCATATCATACTATGTGTTTGCACAATTAATCAACTATGCATAACTATGTAACATTCAATAATTAAATCTTCCAGATGTACCAGGCCTCATATTTTCCCATACATTTGATAAGAACTTAGCCCAGAATCACACATTTGTTTATTTCTCAAATTTGCTATCAAGCCAGCTTATCATTATATTGTTGAGAAAATAGGAAATGCACCAATGCATTACACCACAACAAATAAGGCAATGTTCTAAAAATGGAAGGACATAATAGACTACCTGATTGAAAAAACCAACTGAAGATGAAGGCATTCGAAGTGCTGATGGCTTAGCAAATTTTGACGCAGCACTATCAAAGGGGCTGGATGGACTAATTTGTGGGTGTGCTGGAATTTTTTTGCATTTCACAGAAGCACTGGCTTCTTCACGTACTCCAGTAACAGCAGGCACCTGCAAAAGAAAACAGTTTGTTTAGGAACACTATTAAATATTGATTGACAAAAGATGCAGGCAGATTGGACAAGTGGGGATGCAGACCATATCAGTTATGATGAATTGAATATATAACTCACCGCATCCTTCTCTATGCTAGGTCCAGAAGATACAGAATTGATCTTCAATCTAGTAGGCAATCCAGTTACTCTGTGAACTAGCTCAGCTTTAACTGAAAAAATAGCAGTATATTGCATCAGACAGCTAGTAACAACACATGAGTGCCAAGAGCTAAGTCAAATAAACATACTTTATCACTGGGAAATCCTGCATGGTCTGGTAAAATAGAATTCCAGAGTTCGCCAGAAACCCAGTTTCTTTAGGGCATATACAAAGATTACCTGGAGCTATTTTTTTGTGTGATTCCAAACTGTTTGTCGCAGATGAAGTACTTTTTGGGACCTTAGGAAGAGAAGGTCGTGATTGCTTTGGTATTCTTGACATCTGAGCTGTAGAAGCAGATGAGTTTGGTACTTTCTTCTGTGTATATCTAAGTTAAGACTAACAACATTTGTAGTGATGAATGAATACTTAAACTTGTGGCAACGTATGGACAAATAAGTCAACCCTACTGTTATCAAGGGAAAAACACTAAGGCCTGCTCAATCCTGCCTAAAACTTCGTTAGGATATATAGATCCTGCTGGTACTCTTGGTGAGCATATTTGGATGCTTCTTGCAGAGTTTCTGTTTTGTGTTCCCTGCAATTGGTTGGGCAGAAAACAGCAATGTTATTGGATGATTGTAAGTGCTACAACCATAACAAGTAAACAGTGTCTTTAAAAGAAACAAGTAAAGAATGTGTTGAGTGATGAACTGACAGCAGGTTCTTTCTGTTTGTCCCTCTGAGGAGTTTTTGCTGAAGAAAACAATTTCCTTCCCTGGCTTTCTGCCCTGTGATATCTTGCAGGCAATTTTCCATGTGAATTCTCTGCGGCTTCCTTCAGCACATATGTGTTACCATATCTCCCTGACTGACACGATGGGGACATTATACTACTGACCCCTGAGCCAAGGCTCCTATTTGCCATCGGTTGGGAGCCAGTAAGCACAGAAAGCTCCGAATTATCCAAAACACCTACAAAGTTCATTGATGTTACTATTAAACCAGATCCAGGACAAACCAAAGCGCAGAGTTGACGAAGAAGAACCATACCTTCTTCAGTGAAAAAAGCAGGGTTCCAGGCAATGCTTTTCCTCAAGTTGAAACCTGCAGGCTTCTTCTTCCACCTTGTAGAGGCAGACCCTTCTTTAGGCAAGGTTGCAAAATCCAAGGGAGCATCTCCATCTTGAgaaatattctctttgttgcctgtGTTTATGTGTGGCAATTATGAATATATATTTAAGATTAGGATGGTATCCCTGAGTTCATGGTATAAAGTGGGCACAACCTATTGAACTGAACTTTGTAAGTTAGCAAGCATGGGCCTGTGGGAGCAGGAGAGCACTGCATCTAAAAGTATGCGAAACCGTGTTTTTCGCACTATAACAGTGGCAGGGAAGCACACTGGCACAGACCTAAACAAGATCAAGCGCATTGGACTGGATTAGCCACTGACGCAGAACCCAAGCGCCAGGCATCTTGTGAATCCCAGCGAGTAAACCAGAGACCACGAGTCACTAGACCCGAAGAAATTAAGCGCCATCCATGCAAAGAAATGTAACAGCTACTGGGGCTGGAGCAAGAAAACCCTAGCAAAATTGGGGAGCAGAAGCGAAGACGGAGAGATTGGTGGAGAAAGAGCGCCTCACCGGATCCGGCAGGCACGGAGGGAATGCGGCGCGGCGACGCCATGCGCGTATCTCAGGCGAGACCCTGTTTGAGATTTTGGGATCCGGAGGACGGAGGGAGACGGTGCGATGGGCCCCAAGAGGCCAAGACGGTTTGGTTTGAATCGTTTGAAACGGAAACGCGAGGCAGCGGGAGCTGcgattttttttctttcctcccTCATCACGTGACGTTTGGACCATTGGATTTGATGCCATGCCATACAGATTTGGGAATTTGAAAAACTACGCGTTGTTGTGGGACATTTTGCTTCCTGTCGTAGATCACAGTGCGGGCCATTTCTTCATTGCATGGATCACGGGTATAAAGGAACGTGAAAAAAATGAAATAACAAAAAGCCATTGATAGTAAGATGGAATTATAAGTACTCCATCTATCATAAATTATAAATTATTCTAAAAATCTTGAAGAGTCaaagtatctcaagtttgactaaagtttTAGAAAGAATTACAAAagttttatgacatcaaatagatatattatgaaaatataattaatgaagaagctaatgatacttagttagtatcataaatattaatatcttATCATATAAGTTTGGTTAaacttaagatgttttgactctccaagattcttgaaaTGACCTATAATTTGAGAGGAATGAAGTATATATAGAAATATTTAATGCTATGTTGTACATATGATGGATGGTGGCATCATTGTGAGAACACCAATGTGAGGACCCTTCCCTCATCTCTCTCTGGTCACATGTTCTTTATCATGAATCGTGTGTCGTAGATTTGTAGGAGTATTGTTCTGAGCAGGTTATTAACAAAGGCAAATTAACATTTTTTTGTTCAGCATGAATGTAAGGGGCTCAGACCATAGTTATTAGGACCGGACCGGACATTGAATCGGCGAGGGTATTGGTTCACTGGTCCAACCGTTAAGAACCAATTGAACTGCCCACAAATACTTCAAACCGGTGTAATATAATAATACACAACAAATAATTAGCAATATAGTTGATCACATATACAAATAAGATGATAAAACATAATTATATGACCAGCTTTAGAGTTGTTTTATAAGATATGTAAAAAATAAGCATGAAAAGATAAATATAGAGAACTTACAAATTGGTGCAAAAAAAAGACTTGAATAGTAATTTAAATATTTACCGCTAAAAACAATATCAGATGGTGAAATAGAGTGCACTATTGTGAGAAGCTCGTTGTTCGTTGAGATGATCAAAATGGATATATTACTTGTCTAATAAATTGGACGGTTTTTATTAGCCGATGAAGTGGACCACTATGAGATTAGATAATTTTTGTACTGAGGTTTTGTTTTATAAGAGTTATATGGTGGGACGCTCTTATGTCGGTCATAAAATGCTTACAACCTCTGTTTTTGGGACACTACAGAAGGGGAGGATCGATAGTCCGGCTTCCGCCTCTCCACCGGCGGCCGCATCAACGATGGCCtcgttcgcgtgtccttaaacctgccttgatccgcttctttttttatctggaacaatgttttcctctcacaaattcctccagaattcctccaaaccatccaaattgcTCCAGAACCATACTATCCGAACGGGGCCGATGCCTCCTTTCCTCCGCTCTTCCCAGTCCTCACCGGCACGACACCACCCGTTGCTTCACTAGGCAAAGGTTAGTGGATCTGTTACCGTCTGTTTGGTTGGAGTGCTGGAGCCAACCCGAATGGGTTCGACCCATTTTTTGGTTGTTTGGATGGAGGTTTGGGATGGGTTGGGTTCGACCCCAGGAGAATATTCCTCCAATATGCGGGTTCGGTTGCTCCGTCGAAATCTGGCGGACGGAGCCGCTCCGCTCGGGTTGAGAAATTCACGTGCGCTGCAGTAACCCCAAACCTTATCCCTTCACCTCCCCAAACCTTATCCCTTCACCTCCCCTCCACTCGACCGCTCCATCAGACCGCCGCCGCCCAGCGCCGAGCCCCGCATCTTCGCCAGGGTCGCGCAGCGCCGGCCTCGCCCAGCGCCGGCCTGGCCATCGCGCCGGCCCCGCCTGGTCCGCCGCGCCCGAGGAGCCACCCCGCCGCGCCCGAGGAGCCGCCCCGCCCGCCTCCAGGTCCGCCCGAGGAGCCGCCCGCCCGCCGGCCTCTGCCCCGGACCGGCGCCGCCCTCTGCCCCGGACCGGCCCCGCATCTCCGCCAGGGTCACGCCGCCCTCTGCGTCGCCCCGCCATCTGCCCCGGACCGGCGCCAGGTCGGCCCTCTGCCCCGAATCCCTGCAAGTGAGTACTGGTTTAGTCTTGTTCTGTTGTTACTTTTTCATAGCGATTTCATAGCGACTTCATTGATGCGATTGATGAAATGCCGAGAGGTTTGCGTACAACACCTAGATGGTTAGGAGCACCCTTTTCCTATGAATAGAAACAAACTATGGATGGTCTTTCAGTAGTATATTGTGCTCAGACTTAAATTGTAAGTAACTTTGAACCAAACTACATGAATTTTAAGACCATGTAACCTCTTATATGGAATTGGATGGGGTCTGCTTCTGAATATTTGCTTTTTACCTACCTGATCTATATTGATTGTGCTGTTGTGCTTGATTGTGCTGCTGTATGTAGATGAATAACAGGCTCAAGGCATTTGTTTTTGCTGCTGCTGCACATTGGTTGTTGTGTGTCATGGCAATTGTTGTTCGGACTAGGAAAAGAAAACGAGTTGCAAGAAGGGAATGGATTACTTATGCACCAATATATGAAAGGGATAGGAAGAGAATGGAATACCTCAATGACAAAATCTGGAAGGATGACACAACTTGTGTAAACATGCTGAGAATGAACAAAGCACGTTTCTTTAGGTTTTGTAAGTTGTTTAGAGATCGTGGTTTACTTGAAGATACCGTTCATATGTGTGTTGAGGAGCAAGTGGCAATGTTTTTGCATATTGTAGGGCACAATGTTAGGAATAGAGTAATTGCAACCAATTTTGGTAGATCCGGAGAAACGGTCAGTCGTTATTTTAACAAAGTACTTCATGCTATTGGTGAGCTACGAGATGATTATATTAGGCCCCCTTCATTGGACACTCCAGCTAAAATTGAAGGAGACCCAAGGTGGTATCCATACTTTAAGGTGTGAAGCTCAACCTTATGTCATATTCTAAGTTTATTTTTTGCCAAACCTAATTGACCTAATCTTGACTTCTTTGAACATCACGTAGGATTGTATAGGAGCACTTGATGGTACACATATAAGAGCCACTATTCCAAAGGAAATGCAGCATGTTTTTCGTGGTAGATACAAGCATTGTACTCAAAATGTACTGGCAGCCGTAGATTTTGACCAAAAGTTCACCTATGTGTTGGCCGGATGGGAGGGGACAGCACATGACGCACTAGTTTTACGTGATGCTTTAACACGTGAGGGTGGCCTTCATGTGCCACAAGGTAATACAAGAACCTATGTCTTGTCCATAAATTTGTTCATCAAAATTAATGGATCATTAAGATGTAACCTAACTATGCATCATATGTTAGGTAAATATTACCTAGTTGATGCTGGATATGGAGCCAAACCAGGATTTTACCCCCTTTTTGGGGTGTACGATACCACTTGAATGAATGGGGGAGGAATCCGGTGCAAAATGAGAAGGAATTGTTCAACCGTAGGCACTGCTCATTGAGAATCATAGTAGAGCAAGCATTTGGAGCACTAAAAAGGAGATTCAAAGTACTTGATGATGCCTCTCCTTTTTTTCCTTATGAAACTCAAGTTGATATTGTTGTTGCTTGCTGCATCATTCATAATTGGGTGATTGAAGATGGGAGTGATGAATTCAATATACCAAGTGACAACGATGAGGACACCCAGCACACCACATATGCTGGGACAGCAAGTGAGAATGCCATTATGCTAGCTTTTAGGGAAGGCCTGGCTGCCCAAATGTGGGCAGATCGTCAAAGTCATGGAAACTAGTATCGGTCAATGTAAtatgtgttgtattttttttcttggaCAATGTAATAATTGTATTTGAGGGCTGAAATTGTATTTGAGGACATATTTCTACAGATATTTGATTGCCACGTTGTTTACTACTTTGTTTGCTACTTTGTTGGCATTATTATTTGAGGACATATATTGCATTGTTTATTTTGTAGGGGAATGGAAGCAGAGGGTAGTGCAGGGACTGGTGGACATGCTACTTGGACTTCAACTTGGTCAGCCTACATGCTCAAATACCTTGCCAATTTAGTGGTTAATGGCACCAAGACTTCATCCACCTTCAAGATGGTTCACCTTAAGACATGGCAAAAGAAGTTTCGTAAAATATGTGACCTTCGTGGTTTGAGTGCTGCTGGTTGGGATGAAGATACCTTCACTATAACTCTTGATGATGAGCACTACAACAATCATATTAAGGTATTTGCTGAATTATTAGTTCTCACATATAATAATCTAATAATAGTTGCTGAATTATTAGTTGTCACATAATAGTAGTTGCTAAAATTGTACATATACTGCAGGATCACAAGTCTGATGCTGATTTTCTAAACAAGCCTATTCAACACTTTGAGGAGATGCACACAATATTTGGAAGTACCATGGCTACAGGCAAGTTTGCAAAGGACTCGGGTGTGCCTCTAGGTACACAGGAAGACAGTACAGATGACTGGGACAATGAGGTGCAGAGGATGGAGGTACAGAGTGATAGTAATGCAAATGAAGACAACAATGTGGCAACTTCATCGGCTACCAAGGCCACCAATCCTAAGAAGAGGGACAAGGGCAAGAAGAGGGCCATGACTGACCAAGATCCATTGGTTGCTGCAATTAAATGGGGAAGTACCAAGTTAGCCAAGGCGATAAAGGAAGCGGGGAAACCTGACAATGATGTGCCGGATGATTTGTATGACAACTTGATGGCTATGAGTGGTAGTTTCAATTCGACTCACTTATCCTTCTACCATTCCTACTTGGTCCAACATCCTCACATAGCTAGAGCTTTCAACTCCTTGCCTTTTGAACATAAATTCAATTGGGTTGCAAAGCACATTGCTGACAACTACCCTGGGCAGTAAGGGTAAGTTGTAGTCATGGGATGGTTCTTTTGTTAGTACCACATAGAACTTTATATTTGTGGTCTAAGTAAGCTTGTGTCTTGCTATGTGGAAGCCTTGAACTTGCTATATATTGTGTAAGGCTTGAACTTGATGCATCGTGCAAGCATCAGACTTGATATTAGTGTGTAATGTGCCTATGGATATAGCCTAAGACTTTTATTTGTAATATGGCCAAGACTTTTATATGTGCCTGTTATATTATTTTGTGTGCTGATCTTTGATGCATGGTGCAAGCATATGAAATATTGCTATGTGTTGAGCACAAATATTGCTATGTGTTGCATAAATTGAGGAGGGTAACCTCACCATTTCAGTGCAAAGGTGACCATATGCAGGTTCTGTTTGAATCCATCCAACTAAACAAAAAATGGGATGGATCCGACCCCATCTCAGTCCTCCAACCAAACAGAAGACGGATCGAACCCATTCTCGCAACCAAACAAATCAAGGGTTGGAGCCGTCCCCAAAACGTGGGTTGGAGCCACTCCAACCCACTGATCCCACAACCAAACAGACGGTTATTTGCGTCCCCTTATCAGTTTAATTCCAAGTGGTAGCACCTACCTGAAAAACACTCAGTTTTGTTCTCCTAGTATGCAGATCTGCACGCAAAATTTCTTATCTAATCATCCTCCTGTGCGTACTGTAACTGTCAGGATGCTACCCTGCGTGTTCTAGATGTTCAATTTCAGTTATTTTGGAATTGTTCAGAGACAAACAAGCTAATGTAACCAGAAAACAGCATTAGCGTCATCTTCATAACTGAATAACTGATGCATTGCTGACGCTAATGTTGTATTCATGAAAATGGATAGACCTGATTGTAGTTTGCATGCACTACCAATACGATACCTGAAGACATAGATGTATTTTACGTTTCTTTTTGCCCCATGAATATTCAGGATTGCAATGGCACAGTGTGGTATATCCAGAGTAGTTCATTACTTTGTGTACATTACACACAGTTGGAACCAGATTTCTATTAACAACGAACTTAAAAAAAATACTTCCATGTTTGCCTCTACTTGTATTCGGTAAACAAATGAGTTATCGTTAGCCTCAAGGGCATACGGGTCATTTTATACTCGGAACAAACAAGCTACTAGAAAAAAAATCAGGTTTGTCAAAAACCCAACTTCTGCAGGGAGCAGCTTCTTAGAAAAACCTGCTTCTCAGAAAAGCAAGTCTCAGACAAGTAGTTGCAAACACTGCCAATTGCGTTCTGTCTTGAAGCTATTGCTAGCCTCCTTGTTTCAGATAGCTTTTGTCACTCTGCCCACTTTAACATAACGTGATGATGTGGGCTCTCATCCACTCCAGATTTAGAAGATGCCAAGAGAGGATCAAGGCTGTGGAAGCATAGGAGGAGGAAGGGAAAAAGCAAGCATGCAGAGGCAGAAGACTTCATCTCTGCTTAACTTCAAGCTAGAAGGTTAACATAGCGCAATCACTTTCCAAGGCTCTGCAGAGTGTTTTACAATATTATGCTGATACTAGTCATTCACATTTTGATCATTCATTGTCATGGCACATTTGTCATCATTATACCTGCATCTGACATCTATACAAATCATTTAACAGTTCCTGTTTTCACCCTATTGCACCAGATTTCACGAGTAGATTACGCAGGCTTTACCTGCTCCGTGGCTATCCTATGCCATCTGAATCTCAACGTAGTGGCAAGTTTCTATCTTCCATTTTCTGACCTGATAAATACTCCCTCCCTCTTTATTTTGACACATGCTAAGATCACTTATTCTATCACATTGGTATGTCATACTGTTATCCTCTTCTTTCGAGCAGCAGGCATGCACTTGGTGAATACATTCGAAGAGAGTTTTGATGACTTGGATGGCTACAGTGAAGAACATGCTCGGGTTAAATTACTTGCTTCAAGCATGTCTAATTCAGTTGTCTCCCTTGCTTCTTTTGAGGAAATTCCATACTTTTGTGAATTGACCACTAATCAAGTTTTAAAGCCTTGTGTTATGTAGGGAATGTGAGGCGTTTCACATGCACGGGTACTATTTTCAGACACACGCCTTACGAAATGACTATTCTAACTTCGGCTAGCTTGGTTAGATGCCTTGGAAATGAAGCTAAGTTTGTGAATAAGTTGAAGGTTACTTCTGCTTGTCATTTGTATTATTCCGTTGCTTCTCAAGGAGATTTTCTTGATGAGGTGATATAATTGTCACTTTGTTGCAGATTAAGGTGTGCCTGCCCAATGGCAAGTTAGCTGTAGGGAAGTTATGGAAATATGATTGTAACTATAATATTGCTGTTGTTAAGACCAAGTCTTTCCCGGAATTTCATGGAGCTCATATTCATGGAGTCCAATTTAATTCTGAATTGTTTCAAACTAATCTGGCAGCTATTGGACGTTGCTATGAATCTGGACAATTAATGGCTTCAAGTGGAATGCTGCTACATAAAAATAGCATACTTGATTGCCAAGAACTTATGGTCTCTACGTGTAAGATCACGAAGGTACTTTCCTTGTCTCAACAACTTTCAACCCTTAGGTGGAACATTAATAAAGTACAATTGGCAATATGACTAGACTAGGTTAGTTTGAATTAAAACAATGGATCTCATATTCATGTAAAACTTTATTCATATTATGCATTGTTTGTAACAATACTTTTCACTAACACTTCATTTTTGCGCTAGGCCGGGATTGGTGGTCCCCTAATTGATTCTAGTGGAAACTTTGTTGGCATGAACTTTTATTCTGAGGATGAAACACCATTCTTACCAGTCAGTATACTTTTGAAATGTTTCAAGCACTTTGAGATATCTGGGTACGTGTTCATGTTCTTCTTTATACATTTGTGGTATATGTCACTTGCAGTTGCATGTTGTCTGCATAATGTTGTTGGAATGTGTCCTGTATGCTCCATTATTTTAACAGGAGACTTATAGATTAGGCCAGGACTATTAATTGAAAGGATGATGTGTTGATGAAATTTTTAGTGGGTTATTAAATTGTTAACTCTTTTTCAAATGACTGGAAGAAGCTAAAACTAGCATGCTTAGGTGGTTTGTCATGATCTAAGTAAAGAAACATGTAGTACCTTTTCCTTTTTGTTCTTAACAACTCTTAATAATCATTTGCTTCTTCAAATTGGAAGaagcaaatgattatattttacattaatttgtgttgttttgattgatgtttaatttgaactgttttattagatggaagacatgttttgggagcagttgtggcgaaaacggggtcgt encodes:
- the LOC136470283 gene encoding uncharacterized protein, encoding MHLVNTFEESFDDLDGYSEEHARVKLLASSMSNSVVSLASFEEIPYFWNVRRFTCTGTIFRHTPYEMTILTSASLVRCLGNEAKFVNKLKIKVCLPNGKLAVGKLWKYDCNYNIAVVKTKSFPEFHGAHIHGVQFNSELFQTNLAAIGRCYESGQLMASSGMLLHKNSILDCQELMVSTCKITKAGIGGPLIDSSGNFVGMNFYSEDETPFLPVSILLKCFKHFEISGEEHAAEVARARHEEKKLDEHRKRAGRTVESPIMLSTEGDEDEDDTARLSELIALAEAGLQAEEDDDVFFTQAANEAEAAYDRRHGGQSNVGEPTHMNEEEENMFLSQAADEAEATYYRRKADQGNIVDAPTAEVMALRDGLLLGASSNILAAPHLMEQVIDSEASHPQMDRAKVTSDERREDILSCECDFKI